One stretch of Plutella xylostella chromosome 15, ilPluXylo3.1, whole genome shotgun sequence DNA includes these proteins:
- the LOC105393713 gene encoding bifunctional phosphoribosylaminoimidazole carboxylase/phosphoribosylaminoimidazole succinocarboxamide synthetase — protein sequence MSYPKEVGGHKLGKLIIEGKTKQVFDLPENPGLCLLLNKDRITAGDGVKAHDLEGKAAISNQTNAKVFEILQATGLRTSFVKQVSPTAFLSRKCEMIPIEWVTRRLATGSFLKRNPGVPEGFRFCPPKQETFFKDDANHDPQWSEEQIVCAKFKFNGLVIGQDEVDYMRKATILVFEILEKAWALRDCALIDMKIEFGVDTEGNIVLADVIDSDSWRLWPSGDKRLMVDKQVYRNLSTVTAADLETVKRNFNWVKEQLDHLKPTIHHKVVVFMGSPADQEHCQKIAKSARDLGLDVDLRVTSAHKATEETLRIMQQYEDTHGALVFIAVAGRSNGLGPVLSGNTSYPVINCPPPSDKMVQDIWSSLSVPSGLGCATVIYPDSAALMAAQIIGLQDYLVWARLRVKQLEMATSLRHADQKLRNLSV from the exons ATGTCGTACCCGAAAGaag TTGGTGGCCACAAACTCGGCAAGCTCATCATCGAGGGTAAGACGAAGCAGGTTTTCGACCTCCCGGAGAACCCTGGACTGTGCCTGCTGCTGAACAAGGACCGCATCACCGCCGGCGATGGAGTCAAGGCTCACGACCTGGAGGGCAAGGCCGCCATCTCCAACCAGACCAACGCTAAGGTCTTCGAGATTCTGCAGGCTACTG GTCTCAGGACATCGTTCGTGAAGCAGGTGTCGCCCACGGCGTTCCTGTCGAGGAAATGCGAGATGATCCCCATCGAGTGGGTGACGCGCCGCCTGGCCACCGGCTCGTTCCTGAAGCGCAACCCTGGAGTCCCCGAGGGCTTCCGCTTCTGCCCCCCGAAGCAGGAGACCTTCTTCAAGGATGACGCCAACCACGACCCTCAGTGGTCTGAGGAGCAGATCGTTTGCGCCAAGTTCAAGTTCAACGGATTAGTCATTG GTCAGGATGAAGTTGACTACATGAGGAAGGCCACCATCCTGGTTTTCGAAATCTTGGAGAAAGCCTGGGCCCTGCGTGACTGTGCTCTTATCGACATGAAGATTGAGTTCGGTGTTGACACAGAag GAAACATTGTGTTGGCTGACGTCATTGATTCCGACTCATGGAGGCTGTGGCCTTCTGGAGACAAGAGACTTATGGTGGACAAGCAG gtGTACAGAAACCTGTCCACCGTCACCGCAGCTGACTTGGAAACCGTGAAGCGCAACTTCAACTGGGTCAAGGAACAGCTCGACCATTTGAAGCCGACCATCCACCACAAAGTTGTCGTCTTCATGGGTTCCCCAGCTGACCAAGAACACTGCCAGAAGATCGCCAAAT CTGCTCGTGACTTGGGTCTGGACGTAGACCTGCGTGTCACCTCAGCCCACAAGGCCACCGAGGAGACGCTCCGCATCATGCAGCAGTACGAGGACACCCACGGAGCGCTGGTCTTCATCGCCGTCGCTGGCAGGTCCAACGGCTTGGGTCCCGTCCTGTCTGGCAACACTTCCTACCCGGTCATCAACTGCCCTCCTCCTTCTGACAAGATGGTTCAG GACATCTGGTCGTCCCTCTCAGTGCCCTCTGGTCTAGGCTGTGCCACCGTGATCTACCCCGACAGCGCCGCCCTGATGGCAGCTCAGATCATCGGACTACAGGACTACCTCGTGTGGGCCCGCCTCAGGGTCAAGCAACTCGAAATGGCCACTTCCCTAAGACATGCTGACCAGAAGTTGAGGAATTTATctgtttaa
- the LOC105393711 gene encoding uridine-cytidine kinase isoform X2 — MSALGKARRIFHGGYLLTKSAFRPIFTSKMTDKTGDYSDTNGLESKTPFLIGVAGGTASGKSTVCQRIMEKLGQQHKDHAERRVVCISQDSFYRSLNPAERLRAERGQFNFDHPDAFDDKKLLAVLKDILAGKKVDIQEYDYVNNSNSSLTHTIYPADVVLIEGILVFYFPEVRDLFHMKLFVDTDSDTRLARRVPRDIMERGRDLEQVLNQYMNFVKPAFEEFCLPTKKFADVIIPRGADNLVAIDLIVQHISEYLKRAPREAPAAAEYPGFSSSVPGSPQRSGKIGRPH; from the exons ATGTCAGCGCTGGGAAAAGCTCGGCGCATTTTCCATGGtggttatttattaacaaaatcaGCGTTTAGGCCCATATTTACCAGCAAAATGACCGACAAGACGGGAGATTATTCGGATACCAATGGCTTAGAGAGCAAAACACCGTTCCTAATCGGTGTGGCTGGAGGAACTGCAAGTGGCAAG TCAACAGTATGCCAGCGGATCATGGAGAAGCTGGGCCAGCAGCACAAGGACCACGCGGAACGGCGTGTGGTCTGCATCAGCCAGGACTCGTTCTACCGCAGCCTGAACCCAGCGGAGAGGCTCCGAGCCGAGCGGGGCCAGTTCAACTTCGACCACCCCGACGCGTTTGATGACAAGAAGCTGTTGGCGGTGTTGAAGGATATTCTGGCTGGCAAGAAAGTGGACATTCAGGAATATGATTATGTTAATAATTCTAA CTCATCCCTAACGCACACGATCTACCCGGCGGACGTGGTGCTGATCGAGGGCATCCTCGTGTTCTACTTCCCGGAGGTGCGCGACCTGTTCCACATGAAGCTGTTCGTCGACACCGACTCCGACACACGCCTGGCTAGGAGAG TCCCTCGCGACATCATGGAGCGCGGGCGCGACCTGGAGCAGGTGCTCAACCAGTACATGAACTTCGTCAAGCCGGCCTTCGAGGAGTTCTGTCTGCCG ACAAAGAAATTCGCTGACGTCATCATACCTCGCGGGGCTGACAATCTGG TGGCCATAGACCTGATAGTGCAGCACATCTCGGAGTACCTgaagcgcgcgccgcgggagGCGCCGGCCGCCGCCGAGTACCCCGGCTTCAGCTCGTCAGTGCCGGGCAGCCCGCAGCGGAGCGGCAAGATCGGACGCCCGCATTAG
- the LOC105393711 gene encoding uridine-cytidine kinase isoform X1 — protein MSALGKARRIFHGGYLLTKSAFRPIFTSKMTDKTGDYSDTNGLESKTPFLIGVAGGTASGKSTVCQRIMEKLGQQHKDHAERRVVCISQDSFYRSLNPAERLRAERGQFNFDHPDAFDDKKLLAVLKDILAGKKVDIQEYDYVNNSNSSLTHTIYPADVVLIEGILVFYFPEVRDLFHMKLFVDTDSDTRLARRVPRDIMERGRDLEQVLNQYMNFVKPAFEEFCLPTKKFADVIIPRGADNLVAIDLIVHHTWDIMYKKRPGARLVNGCGGEDEATNGRRLSGSSEDTLSR, from the exons ATGTCAGCGCTGGGAAAAGCTCGGCGCATTTTCCATGGtggttatttattaacaaaatcaGCGTTTAGGCCCATATTTACCAGCAAAATGACCGACAAGACGGGAGATTATTCGGATACCAATGGCTTAGAGAGCAAAACACCGTTCCTAATCGGTGTGGCTGGAGGAACTGCAAGTGGCAAG TCAACAGTATGCCAGCGGATCATGGAGAAGCTGGGCCAGCAGCACAAGGACCACGCGGAACGGCGTGTGGTCTGCATCAGCCAGGACTCGTTCTACCGCAGCCTGAACCCAGCGGAGAGGCTCCGAGCCGAGCGGGGCCAGTTCAACTTCGACCACCCCGACGCGTTTGATGACAAGAAGCTGTTGGCGGTGTTGAAGGATATTCTGGCTGGCAAGAAAGTGGACATTCAGGAATATGATTATGTTAATAATTCTAA CTCATCCCTAACGCACACGATCTACCCGGCGGACGTGGTGCTGATCGAGGGCATCCTCGTGTTCTACTTCCCGGAGGTGCGCGACCTGTTCCACATGAAGCTGTTCGTCGACACCGACTCCGACACACGCCTGGCTAGGAGAG TCCCTCGCGACATCATGGAGCGCGGGCGCGACCTGGAGCAGGTGCTCAACCAGTACATGAACTTCGTCAAGCCGGCCTTCGAGGAGTTCTGTCTGCCG ACAAAGAAATTCGCTGACGTCATCATACCTCGCGGGGCTGACAATCTGG TGGCTATTGACCTTATAGTGCACCATACGTGGGATATAATGTACAAGAAGCGGCCCGGCGCGCGATTGGTCAACGGCTGCGGCGGCGAGGACGAGGCGACCAATGGGAGGCGTTTGtcgggcagttcagaagacaCGCTGAGTCGATAG